In a single window of the Campylobacter fetus subsp. testudinum 03-427 genome:
- the napA gene encoding periplasmic nitrate reductase NapAB, large subunit (Pfam matches to PF00384.18 Molybdopterin, and to PF01568.17 Molydop_binding, and to PF04879.12 Molybdop_Fe4S4) has translation MDRREFIKSSAAAAACSAAGIAVPSSLSAAESQDGWRWDKSACRFCGTGCGIMVATKNGKIVAIKGDPLAPVNRGLNCIKGYFNAKIMYGEDRITKPLLRVNANGEFDKKGKFQEVSWKRAFDEMEKQFRKTYAELGPTGIGVFGSGQYTIQEGYAISKLIKGGFRSHNIDPNARHCMASAVVGFMQTFGIDEPAGCYDDIELTDTIVTWGANMAEMHPILWSRVSDRKLQNSDKVKVVNLSTYSTRTSNIADIEIIFTPHTDLAIWNYIAREIVYNHPEAIDEEFVKANCVFTTGPVDIGYGMRANIKHPKYLPSELDTAAKEKSTVLSENEGVTLAYLGMKAGDTLENKNTGAPDSHWIIQYEDFKKALAPYTLDFVAKLAKGDPDEDLEEFKKKLKALADLYIEKNRKVVSFWTMGMNQHTRGVWVNEQSYMVHFLLGKQAKPGSGAFSLTGQPSACGTAREVGTFSHRLPADMVVANPKHREVTEKIWQIPAGTINPKPGAPYMKIMRDLEDGKVKFVWVHVNNPWQNSANANHWIKAAREMDNFIVVSDPYPGISAKVGDLILPTAMIYEKWGAYGNAERRTQHWRQQVLPVGSAMSDTWQYMEFAKRFKIKDFWGELKVDDKLTLPNVIDKAVAMGYTPENTLFEVLFANKKAIKFSSDDKIMAGYDNTEVFGDSRNVVGSDGNVFKGYGFFVQKYLWEEYREFGLGHGHDLADFDTYHKVRGLRWPVVDGKETLWRFNTKYDVYAKKDNPNGDFSFYGNKNGALVTGDLAKATSKEKEALKSRAKIFFRPYMDPPEMPSKEYPLWLCTGRVLEHWHSGTMTMRVPELYRAVPEALCFMNETDGNKLGVAQNDIVWIESRRGKVKARVDFRGRNKPAKGLIYVPWFDENVFINKVCLDATDPLSKQTDFKKCAVKVYKA, from the coding sequence ATGGATAGACGGGAATTTATAAAAAGCTCAGCTGCAGCTGCTGCTTGCTCAGCTGCTGGAATAGCAGTGCCAAGCTCACTAAGCGCTGCTGAGAGTCAAGATGGTTGGCGCTGGGATAAATCTGCTTGTAGATTCTGTGGTACAGGCTGTGGTATCATGGTGGCTACAAAAAACGGTAAAATCGTAGCAATCAAAGGTGATCCTCTAGCTCCTGTAAATAGAGGACTTAACTGCATCAAAGGTTACTTTAATGCAAAAATTATGTATGGTGAAGACCGTATAACAAAACCTCTTCTTAGGGTTAATGCAAATGGTGAATTTGATAAAAAAGGCAAATTCCAAGAAGTTAGCTGGAAAAGAGCGTTTGATGAGATGGAAAAACAATTCCGCAAAACTTACGCAGAGCTTGGACCTACTGGTATAGGCGTATTTGGTAGTGGTCAATATACTATACAAGAAGGTTACGCTATTTCTAAACTAATCAAAGGTGGTTTTAGAAGTCATAATATAGATCCAAATGCACGTCACTGTATGGCTAGTGCTGTTGTTGGTTTTATGCAAACATTTGGTATAGACGAACCTGCTGGCTGTTATGATGATATCGAGCTTACAGATACTATCGTAACTTGGGGCGCAAATATGGCAGAAATGCACCCGATACTTTGGTCAAGAGTTAGTGATAGAAAACTTCAAAATAGTGATAAAGTAAAAGTAGTAAATTTATCTACTTATTCAACTAGAACTTCAAATATAGCCGATATCGAGATTATATTTACTCCACATACAGACCTTGCTATATGGAACTATATAGCTAGAGAGATCGTTTATAATCACCCAGAAGCTATAGATGAAGAATTTGTAAAAGCAAACTGTGTATTTACAACAGGACCGGTTGATATCGGTTATGGTATGCGTGCAAATATAAAGCATCCAAAATACCTTCCAAGTGAGCTTGATACTGCTGCAAAAGAAAAATCAACAGTATTAAGTGAAAATGAAGGCGTTACTCTTGCTTATTTAGGAATGAAAGCTGGAGATACGTTAGAAAATAAAAATACAGGTGCTCCAGATAGCCATTGGATAATTCAATATGAAGATTTTAAAAAGGCTTTAGCTCCTTATACTTTGGATTTCGTAGCAAAACTTGCAAAAGGTGATCCAGACGAAGATTTAGAAGAATTTAAGAAAAAATTAAAAGCATTAGCTGATCTTTACATAGAAAAAAATCGTAAAGTCGTAAGTTTTTGGACAATGGGTATGAACCAACACACAAGAGGTGTTTGGGTAAATGAACAAAGCTATATGGTGCATTTCTTGCTTGGCAAACAAGCAAAACCAGGTAGTGGGGCATTTTCATTAACAGGACAACCAAGCGCTTGTGGTACAGCTAGAGAAGTCGGTACATTTTCACATAGACTTCCAGCAGATATGGTTGTTGCAAATCCCAAACATAGAGAAGTTACTGAAAAAATTTGGCAAATTCCAGCAGGAACTATAAATCCAAAACCGGGCGCTCCATATATGAAAATTATGAGAGATCTTGAAGATGGTAAAGTTAAATTTGTATGGGTGCATGTAAATAACCCATGGCAAAACTCAGCAAATGCAAACCACTGGATAAAAGCGGCGCGCGAGATGGACAACTTTATAGTAGTAAGTGATCCGTATCCTGGAATTTCAGCTAAAGTTGGAGATCTTATACTTCCGACTGCTATGATATATGAAAAATGGGGAGCTTACGGTAACGCAGAAAGAAGAACTCAGCACTGGAGACAACAAGTTTTACCAGTAGGTAGCGCTATGAGCGATACTTGGCAGTATATGGAATTTGCAAAACGCTTTAAGATAAAAGATTTTTGGGGTGAATTAAAAGTAGATGACAAACTTACTTTACCAAATGTGATAGATAAAGCAGTTGCTATGGGATATACACCTGAAAATACTCTTTTTGAAGTTCTGTTTGCCAACAAAAAAGCTATTAAATTTAGTAGCGATGATAAAATTATGGCTGGATATGATAATACAGAGGTGTTTGGTGATAGTAGAAATGTTGTCGGATCAGACGGAAATGTATTTAAAGGTTATGGATTCTTTGTTCAAAAATATCTTTGGGAAGAATACCGTGAGTTTGGTCTAGGACACGGACATGATCTAGCCGACTTTGATACTTATCATAAAGTTAGAGGTCTTAGATGGCCAGTTGTTGATGGTAAAGAGACTCTTTGGAGATTCAATACAAAATATGACGTATATGCTAAAAAAGATAATCCAAATGGAGATTTCTCATTCTATGGAAATAAAAACGGAGCTTTAGTAACTGGAGATTTAGCCAAAGCTACTTCAAAAGAGAAAGAAGCACTTAAGAGCAGAGCTAAGATATTCTTCCGCCCTTACATGGATCCACCAGAGATGCCAAGTAAAGAGTATCCGCTATGGTTATGTACAGGTCGTGTTCTAGAGCACTGGCATAGTGGTACTATGACTATGCGTGTTCCTGAGCTTTATCGTGCCGTTCCTGAAGCGCTTTGCTTTATGAATGAAACAGACGGAAATAAACTAGGCGTAGCTCAAAACGATATCGTATGGATAGAAAGCCGCCGTGGCAAAGTAAAAGCTAGGGTAGATTTCCGTGGTAGAAATAAACCAGCCAAAGGACTTATCTATGTTCCATGGTTTGATGAAAACGTATTTATAAACAAGGTCTGTTTGGATGCGACAGATCCACTCTCAAAACAAACTGACTTCAAAAAATGTGCAGTTAAGGTTTATAAGGCTTAA
- a CDS encoding aspartate/glutamate ABC transporter, permease protein (Pfam match to PF00528.18 BPD_transp_1), which translates to MDSLSPFALWKWEDTLAHWQMFVSGLGFTLGVSVLALILAGVIGVVSGMMATGKIAILRYFSRIYVEIFQNTPLVIQLFFLYFALPPMGINLNVFTIGVLGIGAYHGAYMSEVVRSGINSIPKGQFEAAASQGFSYIEQMMYIILPQSIKVILPPATNQAVNLIKNSSVLLIIAGAELMYMSDSYASNSLNYATSYSVAGILYFIMCFPLAMWARNYEEKLKNAHLTRSK; encoded by the coding sequence ATGGATAGCCTAAGTCCATTTGCCTTATGGAAATGGGAAGATACGTTAGCTCACTGGCAGATGTTTGTTAGTGGGCTTGGCTTTACTTTAGGAGTAAGCGTTTTAGCACTGATTTTGGCCGGCGTTATAGGAGTGGTAAGCGGTATGATGGCTACTGGAAAAATAGCTATTTTGCGCTATTTTTCACGAATATACGTTGAAATATTTCAAAATACTCCGCTTGTCATTCAACTGTTTTTCTTGTATTTTGCTTTGCCTCCTATGGGTATAAATTTAAACGTATTTACCATAGGAGTTTTAGGCATAGGCGCTTATCACGGTGCTTATATGAGTGAAGTAGTAAGAAGTGGTATAAACTCCATTCCCAAAGGTCAGTTTGAAGCAGCTGCGTCGCAAGGATTTAGTTATATAGAGCAGATGATGTACATAATACTACCTCAATCTATAAAAGTCATATTGCCTCCAGCTACGAATCAAGCGGTAAATTTGATAAAAAATAGCTCTGTACTTCTTATAATAGCAGGTGCGGAACTTATGTATATGAGTGATTCTTACGCAAGTAATAGTCTGAATTACGCAACTTCTTATAGCGTTGCTGGAATTTTGTATTTTATAATGTGTTTTCCACTTGCCATGTGGGCTAGAAATTATGAAGAAAAGCTTAAAAATGCACATTTGACAAGGAGTAAATAA
- a CDS encoding amino acid ABC transporter, periplasmic aspartate/glutamate-binding protein (Pfam match to PF00497.16 SBP_bac_3): protein MNKFVKGLLILGAGLAFAACSSNTSSGSKEVNSNLENIKSKGIFTVGVKDDVPGFGLLNKQTGKIEGFEVDISKLLAKQILGDENKVKLVSVTAKTRGPMLDNGTLDAVIATFTITDERKKTYDYTTPYYKDAVGLLVRKDSGVNTLKDLEGKTIGVSMSSTSKKSILEAAKELGIELKFNEYPDYPSIKAALDAKRIDAFSVDKSILLGYADDNSVILDENFAPQEYGIATRKNDPEFSKYVDEFVIANKSQIDELAKTWGLK, encoded by the coding sequence ATGAATAAATTTGTAAAAGGTTTGCTGATTTTGGGTGCAGGACTTGCATTTGCGGCGTGTAGCTCAAATACAAGTAGTGGTTCTAAAGAGGTAAATTCAAACTTAGAAAATATAAAATCAAAAGGTATTTTCACAGTTGGAGTAAAAGACGACGTTCCTGGTTTTGGGCTTTTAAATAAGCAAACTGGAAAGATAGAGGGTTTTGAGGTTGATATCTCAAAGCTTTTAGCAAAGCAGATATTAGGTGATGAAAACAAAGTTAAACTAGTTTCTGTTACTGCAAAAACAAGAGGACCTATGTTAGATAACGGTACGCTAGATGCTGTTATAGCGACATTTACCATAACAGATGAGCGTAAAAAGACATATGATTATACAACTCCGTATTATAAAGACGCTGTTGGTCTTTTAGTAAGAAAAGATAGTGGCGTAAATACTCTAAAAGATCTTGAAGGCAAGACTATAGGAGTTTCTATGAGTTCTACTAGCAAAAAGAGTATTTTAGAAGCTGCTAAAGAACTTGGCATAGAGCTTAAATTTAATGAGTATCCAGACTATCCGTCTATAAAAGCCGCTCTTGATGCAAAAAGAATAGACGCATTTAGCGTGGATAAATCTATACTTTTGGGATACGCTGATGATAATAGTGTTATTTTAGATGAAAATTTCGCTCCTCAAGAGTATGGCATAGCTACTAGAAAAAATGATCCTGAGTTTTCAAAATACGTTGATGAGTTTGTAATCGCAAATAAATCTCAGATCGATGAATTAGCAAAAACATGGGGTCTTAAATAA
- the napL gene encoding nitrate reductase accessory protein, which yields MKFFVVLFSFFVVLFADSKLDLDANVVGLKLDQNTLFIGLDSGELYDYNLEDKSLVKLLELPKISTITQENIGSRISSIDNFKNKTAFIYETDNKLKRVGVFDGKLTSFDVEEGMKQLFFINENLLLLVSLSSEIYYLDLNSKKLTLEAKLSYSSWIADSVYLADKSLLVSVSEGGVVYYFDTKTKKVVKELPIQKDILYSVGAVGDKFVAGSAENLAYYFDGTKSHIFKTDNKHVFRVGLSNEFGAYYTEDGIEIFSADGKEIQHIDYDKEQINYLLFWKDTLISASYDNTIYFWSIK from the coding sequence ATGAAATTTTTTGTAGTGTTATTTAGCTTTTTTGTAGTTTTGTTTGCTGATTCAAAGCTGGATTTAGATGCAAATGTCGTAGGACTTAAACTAGATCAAAATACGCTTTTTATAGGACTCGATAGCGGAGAACTATATGATTATAATTTAGAAGATAAAAGTTTAGTAAAGCTACTAGAACTACCAAAAATTTCAACCATAACTCAAGAAAATATCGGTTCTAGAATTAGTAGTATAGATAATTTTAAAAATAAAACCGCTTTTATATATGAAACGGATAATAAGCTAAAAAGAGTTGGCGTTTTTGATGGAAAGCTTACTTCATTTGATGTGGAAGAAGGAATGAAGCAACTATTTTTTATAAATGAAAATTTGCTTTTATTGGTTAGTCTTAGCAGCGAAATTTATTATCTTGATTTGAATTCTAAAAAACTTACTTTAGAAGCAAAACTTAGCTACTCATCTTGGATTGCGGATAGCGTTTATTTAGCAGATAAATCACTACTTGTATCTGTTAGCGAGGGCGGAGTCGTATATTATTTTGATACAAAAACTAAAAAAGTGGTTAAAGAGTTACCTATACAAAAAGATATTTTATATAGCGTTGGAGCTGTAGGAGATAAATTTGTAGCTGGATCTGCTGAAAATTTGGCTTATTATTTTGATGGAACAAAATCTCATATATTTAAAACCGATAACAAGCACGTTTTTAGAGTCGGTTTGAGTAATGAGTTTGGTGCTTATTATACAGAAGACGGTATAGAGATATTTTCTGCTGATGGTAAGGAGATACAACATATTGATTATGATAAAGAACAGATAAATTATTTGTTATTTTGGAAAGATACTTTAATAAGTGCTAGTTATGATAATACAATTTATTTTTGGAGTATAAAATGA
- the napB gene encoding periplasmic nitrate reductase NapAB, small subunit, periplasmic diheme cytochrome c550 protein (Pfam match to PF03892.10 NapB): MKTIILCLAAGLFISACSLANPADKNKGPVSDTEIGLRNVDLNDENNVANPDIKWLGDAPGTNKTFDRSFENAPPLIPHSLEGLVPIVKDSNSCLSCHVPEVAKDAGTIPAPKSHLVDLRTGKDLNGQVSDERFNCTQCHVPQADVKPLKKNNFKADFRYKDSNESSNLLDILNQGI; the protein is encoded by the coding sequence ATGAAAACTATTATACTTTGTTTAGCTGCAGGATTATTTATAAGCGCTTGTAGTTTGGCTAATCCTGCTGATAAAAATAAAGGTCCTGTTTCTGATACTGAAATAGGTCTTAGAAACGTTGATTTAAACGATGAAAATAACGTTGCGAATCCTGATATAAAGTGGTTAGGAGATGCCCCAGGAACTAATAAAACATTTGATAGAAGTTTTGAAAATGCACCGCCACTTATTCCGCATAGTTTAGAAGGTTTAGTTCCTATCGTTAAGGATTCAAATAGCTGCCTTAGCTGTCACGTTCCAGAAGTAGCAAAAGACGCCGGAACCATTCCTGCTCCTAAAAGTCACCTTGTGGATCTAAGAACAGGAAAAGATCTAAATGGACAAGTTAGCGATGAGAGATTTAACTGTACTCAATGTCACGTTCCTCAAGCAGACGTTAAACCTCTTAAGAAAAACAATTTCAAAGCTGACTTTAGATATAAAGATAGCAATGAAAGTTCAAACCTACTAGATATTTTAAATCAAGGTATCTAA
- a CDS encoding aspartate/glutamate ABC transporter, permease protein (Pfam match to PF00528.18 BPD_transp_1): MEAVLNYINLKNLLYGLSLTLIMAFFAAVGSIIFGSILAVMRNYGNKFIRSIAGTYVEIYRNTPLLLWMYAGCFVLPTIFPFLQGFSYAVLGTIGLFLYTSSVMSEIIRGGLNSIPKGQFEAAASQGFGFFYTLYKIIFPQTIKKVTPAILSQVITTVKDTSFMAGLGVYELTNQSKLILASLKEFSHILAVIGLVAAMYFIVCFSLSTIVRYYNTRTTY, encoded by the coding sequence ATGGAAGCAGTTCTAAACTATATAAATTTAAAAAACCTATTATACGGACTGAGTCTTACGCTGATTATGGCGTTTTTTGCTGCTGTTGGGAGTATTATTTTTGGTTCTATTTTGGCTGTTATGAGAAATTACGGGAATAAATTTATAAGAAGTATAGCAGGAACGTATGTAGAAATTTATAGAAACACTCCGCTTCTTTTATGGATGTATGCTGGATGTTTTGTGTTGCCTACTATTTTTCCGTTTTTACAAGGATTTAGTTACGCTGTTTTGGGTACTATCGGACTATTTTTATATACGTCTTCTGTTATGTCCGAGATCATAAGAGGAGGGCTAAACTCCATTCCTAAAGGTCAGTTTGAAGCAGCTGCGTCGCAAGGATTTGGCTTTTTTTATACTCTTTATAAGATAATTTTTCCTCAAACAATTAAAAAGGTAACTCCTGCTATATTATCTCAAGTAATAACTACGGTAAAAGACACATCTTTTATGGCTGGACTAGGAGTTTATGAGCTAACAAATCAAAGCAAACTTATACTAGCTAGTTTAAAAGAATTTAGCCACATACTAGCAGTTATCGGTTTGGTTGCGGCTATGTACTTTATAGTCTGTTTTAGCCTATCTACTATAGTTAGATATTATAATACTAGAACTACTTATTAA
- the napH gene encoding menaquinol dehydrogenase NapGH, membrane component NapH (Pfam matches to PF12801.3 Fer4_5, and to PF12801.3 Fer4_5) — protein MKFTILRRLVQLSIILLFIAGNIFGIKILQGNLSSSTLFDTINLSDPFAILQIALASFSVSSVAITGAVIVFIFYALIAPRVFCGWVCPVNVLTDFGAFLRTKLKIGKNILNVSQNLRYYLLALSLIFSLIFGIAAFESLSFVNAFNRSLFYLSYSAISVAVIIVMIETFVGKRLICSHICPLGAFYAIISKFSLIRVKYDLNKCSKCYKCKAVCPEERVLDLVGVKDGIIGSECISCGKCIEACNDDAINFSILKFGDNK, from the coding sequence ATGAAATTTACTATTTTAAGAAGATTAGTTCAGCTTAGCATTATCTTGCTTTTTATTGCCGGTAATATCTTTGGAATTAAGATTTTACAGGGAAACTTAAGTAGCTCAACGCTGTTTGATACCATAAATTTAAGCGATCCTTTTGCTATATTGCAAATAGCTTTAGCTAGTTTTAGTGTATCTTCAGTAGCAATTACTGGAGCTGTGATTGTTTTTATTTTTTATGCACTCATTGCTCCTCGTGTATTTTGCGGTTGGGTTTGTCCTGTAAATGTCCTTACGGATTTCGGGGCTTTTTTAAGAACAAAATTAAAAATAGGTAAAAATATCTTAAACGTAAGTCAAAATTTAAGATATTATTTACTTGCTTTAAGCCTTATATTTAGTTTGATTTTCGGTATAGCAGCTTTTGAAAGCTTGAGCTTTGTTAATGCATTTAACAGAAGTCTATTTTATCTAAGTTATAGTGCGATTAGCGTGGCTGTTATCATCGTTATGATCGAGACTTTTGTAGGCAAAAGGCTTATTTGCTCTCACATCTGTCCGCTCGGAGCGTTTTATGCGATTATCAGTAAATTTAGTCTGATTCGCGTTAAATACGACTTAAATAAATGCAGCAAATGCTACAAATGTAAAGCGGTTTGCCCCGAAGAGAGAGTTTTGGATTTAGTTGGAGTAAAAGATGGTATCATCGGTAGTGAATGTATAAGCTGCGGCAAGTGTATTGAAGCTTGTAATGATGATGCGATCAATTTTAGTATATTAAAATTTGGAGATAATAAATGA
- the psd gene encoding phosphatidylserine decarboxylase, proenzyme (Pfam match to PF02666.11 PS_Dcarbxylase), whose amino-acid sequence MNYNKFSNYFGLVAHYKFPKTIQNLINSWYIKKFDINMEEFKSADKYNSLNALFTRTLNRQRELEDGFISPSDGTCLECKKGDKQTAYSIKNYSYSVNELLGKSLKAGELESQFEYINIYLSPKDYHHYHSPCDLEIMSLHYIPGKLFSVAKSWLEKVDNLYCKNERVILKAKLNNEKQIWLVFIGAWNVGKMKFDFEPRIDTNIKAKALSYEYSNLNLKKGDHIGNFELGSTIVMISEKNSIEYNVKADDTLKFGKNIGKIL is encoded by the coding sequence ATGAATTACAATAAATTTTCAAATTATTTTGGACTTGTAGCTCACTATAAATTTCCAAAAACTATTCAGAATTTAATAAATAGTTGGTATATAAAAAAATTTGATATAAATATGGAAGAATTCAAAAGCGCAGATAAGTATAATAGCTTAAATGCTCTATTTACACGTACTTTAAATAGACAAAGAGAGCTAGAAGATGGATTTATAAGTCCTAGTGATGGAACATGCCTTGAGTGCAAAAAAGGAGATAAGCAAACAGCTTATAGTATAAAAAACTACTCTTATAGTGTTAATGAACTTCTTGGTAAAAGCCTTAAAGCAGGCGAATTAGAATCACAGTTTGAATATATAAATATATACTTATCTCCTAAGGATTACCACCATTATCATTCTCCGTGCGATTTGGAAATTATGAGTTTGCACTATATCCCAGGAAAACTTTTTAGCGTAGCAAAAAGTTGGCTAGAAAAAGTAGATAACCTATATTGTAAAAATGAAAGAGTGATACTAAAAGCTAAATTAAATAATGAAAAACAGATCTGGCTGGTATTTATAGGAGCTTGGAATGTCGGTAAAATGAAATTTGACTTTGAACCGAGAATAGATACGAATATAAAAGCCAAAGCTCTATCTTACGAATATTCAAATTTAAATTTAAAAAAAGGAGATCACATAGGAAATTTCGAGTTAGGTTCAACTATTGTGATGATAAGTGAAAAAAATAGTATAGAATATAACGTAAAAGCAGATGATACATTAAAATTCGGAAAAAATATAGGCAAAATACTATAA
- the napD gene encoding periplasmic nitrate reductase assembly protein (Pfam match to PF03927.9 NapD) has protein sequence MNISSVVVNVIDPSFVSDIVSAISHIECCEVVAQNENKIVAVIESMCLDDEIKSYKSIEAIKGISTVAMIYSYQDLDEDIEKSNNNHIGEIVRKIDESDVNDIVYNGNPTV, from the coding sequence ATGAATATCTCAAGCGTTGTTGTAAATGTAATAGATCCTAGTTTTGTGAGTGATATTGTAAGTGCTATATCTCATATAGAGTGTTGCGAAGTTGTTGCTCAAAATGAAAATAAAATAGTCGCCGTGATAGAGTCTATGTGCCTTGATGATGAGATAAAGTCATACAAAAGCATAGAAGCTATAAAAGGCATTTCTACTGTGGCTATGATATATAGTTATCAAGATTTAGACGAAGACATAGAAAAATCAAATAACAACCATATAGGGGAGATAGTAAGAAAAATAGATGAAAGCGATGTTAATGATATAGTTTATAACGGAAATCCAACCGTTTGA
- the napF gene encoding ferredoxin-type protein, with protein MPDLSKRIIFSKILGQKRSDTIPPPYFGGKFDCNECDGKCTLVCERELLSLEDGVVKFDASDIGCNFCEKCAIECPNEVLNLENGAFIHANTVINVNLCIAWNGVICSSCQDVCGFRAIDFFGMLRPTINDKCTNCGECISSCFKSAISMNSKDCL; from the coding sequence ATGCCCGACCTTTCTAAAAGGATAATATTTAGTAAAATCTTGGGTCAAAAGAGATCCGATACAATACCGCCGCCATATTTTGGCGGCAAATTTGATTGCAACGAATGCGATGGAAAATGTACGCTTGTGTGCGAACGAGAATTATTGAGTTTAGAAGATGGTGTTGTAAAATTTGACGCTTCAGATATAGGTTGTAATTTTTGTGAAAAGTGTGCTATAGAGTGTCCAAATGAGGTTTTAAATTTAGAAAATGGCGCGTTTATTCATGCTAATACTGTGATTAATGTTAATTTATGTATAGCTTGGAATGGTGTGATTTGCTCAAGTTGTCAAGATGTTTGCGGATTTAGGGCTATTGATTTTTTTGGTATGTTGCGCCCTACTATCAACGACAAATGTACCAACTGCGGTGAATGTATAAGCAGCTGTTTTAAGAGTGCGATTTCGATGAATTCAAAGGATTGTTTATGA
- the napG gene encoding menaquinol dehydrogenase NapGH, periplasmic component NapG (Pfam matches to PF12838.3 Fer4_7, and to PF12838.3 Fer4_7), with the protein MQRREAIKQGFSLVGLLAAGGFAYGEFANAEPTLKLRPPAARDENDFLARCIRCGLCVEACPFNTLKLAQFRDGGIGLGTPFFKPREIPCFMCTDIPCAVKCPTGALDVEAVSSDGKLDINKARMGMAVVDDKACIAYFGLRCDACYRNCPLIDKALKLEYKHNERTGKHALLLPIVDTDVCTGCGKCEQSCITKKASITVVPREMLKGEMNDNYVKGWEQGDENRIKDNDTKIKLDGKKSLKYLNGDEL; encoded by the coding sequence ATGCAAAGAAGAGAAGCAATAAAACAAGGTTTTAGCTTAGTAGGTCTTTTGGCTGCAGGTGGATTCGCTTATGGCGAATTCGCTAACGCGGAGCCTACGCTCAAACTCCGTCCGCCAGCAGCGAGAGACGAAAATGATTTTTTGGCTCGCTGTATTCGTTGTGGATTGTGCGTGGAGGCGTGTCCATTTAATACGCTGAAATTAGCACAGTTTAGAGACGGTGGGATCGGACTAGGAACGCCATTTTTTAAGCCGCGTGAAATTCCTTGCTTTATGTGTACCGATATCCCGTGTGCAGTTAAATGCCCTACTGGAGCTTTGGATGTAGAAGCTGTTAGTAGTGATGGAAAACTTGATATAAATAAAGCTAGAATGGGTATGGCGGTTGTAGATGATAAAGCTTGTATAGCTTATTTTGGTCTTAGATGTGATGCTTGTTATAGAAATTGTCCGCTTATAGATAAAGCTTTAAAACTTGAATATAAGCACAATGAAAGAACAGGAAAACACGCACTACTTCTTCCTATAGTAGATACGGACGTATGTACGGGATGTGGTAAATGTGAGCAGTCTTGTATAACTAAAAAGGCTTCTATCACAGTTGTTCCTAGAGAAATGTTAAAAGGCGAAATGAACGATAATTACGTAAAAGGCTGGGAACAAGGCGATGAAAATAGGATCAAAGATAACGATACTAAAATAAAGCTAGATGGCAAAAAAAGTCTAAAATACCTAAATGGAGATGAGCTATGA